A single window of Nitrospirota bacterium DNA harbors:
- a CDS encoding response regulator — MNIPLAVLIIEDSDDDTLLIVRELRQAGYDPRYERVETAQAMRKALEQQMWDIVVSDYVMPSFSGLDALKLMQEKGLDLPFIIVTGNITEDMAVEAMKAGAHDCVMKGKLSRLAPAVQRELRESEGRKRRRQAEEKLRQIEEQYRAVIEDMPALICRFLPDGTLTFVNEAYSRYFNKNSAELIGSNFLHFIPEHERTHVRKLYSSLTPEKPIIHYEHTVLAPDETIRWQRWIDRAIFNPHGVLIEYQSIGEDVTDLKKAEEEKLRLREQLLQAQKMEAIGQLAGGIAHDFNNILTAIMGYVHFLKASLTADKPARKYVDQILSAAERAAKLTQSLLAFSRKQIINPKPLRLNEIVEHIQKLLLRIIGEDVELSTILTGKDTGVMADAGQIEQVLMNLAANARDAMPEGGLLRIETEVIELDEAFVKMHGYGKNGRYVLMTVTDTGTGMDQGIRERIFEPFFTTKEFGRGTGLGLSIVYGIIKQHEGFINVYSEPGKGTTFKIYLPLITARTEEVQPESVSPLAGGSETILLAEDDDGVRIFTKSLLQKFGYTVVEASDGEDAIRRFREYQDRIHLLLIDVIMPKKNGKEVYDEITKVTPEMKVLFMSGYTADIIHKKGIAEEGLDFVLKPVSPTELLRKLRELLDR; from the coding sequence TGAATATCCCGCTTGCTGTCCTGATCATAGAGGATTCGGACGATGACACTCTGCTCATTGTCCGCGAACTGCGGCAGGCGGGTTATGATCCCCGATATGAAAGGGTTGAAACCGCCCAGGCGATGAGAAAAGCCCTTGAGCAACAGATGTGGGATATCGTCGTTTCGGATTATGTGATGCCCAGTTTCAGCGGACTGGACGCATTGAAACTCATGCAGGAGAAAGGTCTTGACCTCCCGTTTATTATTGTTACCGGCAATATCACCGAAGATATGGCTGTTGAGGCCATGAAAGCCGGTGCCCATGACTGTGTGATGAAAGGCAAACTGTCGCGTCTCGCTCCCGCAGTGCAGAGAGAACTGAGAGAGTCGGAAGGACGCAAGAGACGCAGGCAGGCGGAAGAGAAACTGCGCCAGATAGAGGAACAGTATCGTGCTGTTATTGAGGATATGCCGGCGCTTATCTGCCGCTTCCTGCCCGATGGCACCCTTACCTTTGTCAACGAGGCATACAGCCGGTATTTCAACAAAAACAGTGCGGAACTCATAGGGAGCAATTTCTTGCATTTCATCCCGGAACATGAAAGAACGCATGTCAGAAAATTGTATTCGTCGCTGACTCCTGAGAAACCGATCATTCACTATGAGCATACCGTATTGGCCCCTGACGAAACAATCAGGTGGCAGCGGTGGATTGACCGTGCGATCTTCAACCCGCACGGCGTGCTCATTGAGTATCAATCCATCGGAGAAGATGTGACTGATCTCAAGAAGGCTGAGGAAGAAAAACTCAGGCTGAGAGAGCAACTTCTTCAGGCCCAGAAAATGGAAGCCATCGGCCAGCTTGCCGGCGGCATCGCCCACGACTTCAATAACATTCTGACAGCAATCATGGGGTATGTGCATTTTTTGAAGGCAAGCCTGACTGCTGATAAACCTGCACGGAAATATGTCGACCAGATATTGTCAGCCGCAGAAAGGGCGGCAAAACTTACCCAGAGCCTTCTGGCTTTTAGCAGAAAGCAGATCATCAACCCGAAACCGTTGAGATTAAACGAAATTGTCGAACATATCCAGAAACTTCTCCTCCGGATTATCGGGGAAGACGTAGAGCTGAGTACTATCCTGACCGGGAAAGATACCGGGGTAATGGCAGATGCCGGACAGATTGAACAGGTATTGATGAATCTTGCGGCAAATGCAAGGGATGCAATGCCCGAAGGAGGGCTCCTCAGGATAGAAACCGAGGTGATCGAACTGGACGAAGCATTCGTGAAGATGCACGGATATGGAAAAAACGGCAGGTACGTGCTGATGACAGTTACGGATACAGGAACAGGCATGGATCAGGGAATCCGGGAAAGGATATTTGAACCGTTCTTCACCACAAAGGAATTTGGCAGGGGTACAGGTCTTGGCCTGTCCATCGTGTATGGCATCATCAAGCAGCATGAGGGATTCATCAATGTCTACAGCGAACCCGGCAAGGGGACAACATTCAAGATATATCTTCCCCTGATCACCGCAAGAACAGAAGAAGTGCAGCCGGAGAGCGTGAGCCCTTTGGCTGGTGGTTCGGAGACCATACTCCTTGCAGAGGATGATGACGGTGTCCGGATATTCACCAAATCCCTGCTTCAGAAGTTCGGATATACCGTCGTGGAGGCGTCGGACGGGGAAGACGCAATACGCAGGTTCAGGGAATATCAGGACCGGATACATCTCCTCCTCATCGATGTCATCATGCCGAAGAAGAACGGCAAAGAGGTATATGATGAAATAACAAAGGTAACCCCTGAAATGAAAGTGCTCTTCATGAGCGGGTATACCGCGGACATCATCCACAAGAAAGGGATTGCCGAGGAAGGACTGGATTTTGTCCTGAAACCTGTCTCGCCGACCGAGCTGCTGAGAAAGCTGCGGGAACTGCTTGACAGGTGA
- a CDS encoding response regulator codes for MTRHKTRTGRILVVDDDTAVLAPLSDILSEMGYEVVGYLSPNEALPVLEEKDFDLLITDLMMPEMDGISFIKKAQAKTPLLVCVVVTGHATVRTAVEAMKAGAFDYITKPIEWKNLRLILERAMEVSQLRKSEEKYRAIVEDQMEFICRFLPDGTITYINKAYSRFFSSIPEELIGRNFFQFLSDAVRDCVRTHYSSLSPGNPVTAYELCMTKPDGGISWHRWTGRALFDDLGRLIEFQSVGHDITERVQAELELKESRDQLKALTKRLAEAEEAERRRLARELHDLVGQNLTALGINLNMLHDQLSPVMTQEIGMRLNDALSILAETAKSIRDVMTDLRPSVLDDYGLFAAMRWYSDQFSKRTGTDIVLQGNELVPRLPVEAETTFFRIAQEVLTNVAKHAQAQHITISLQEERGIVQMAITDDGKGFAHTLLKEIPGRKGLGLINIKERAETIGGNVQVTSAPGKGTRVAVEIAR; via the coding sequence ATGACGAGACATAAGACTCGCACAGGACGCATACTTGTTGTCGATGATGACACTGCCGTACTGGCCCCGCTATCTGACATTCTGTCCGAAATGGGCTATGAGGTTGTAGGGTACCTTTCGCCAAATGAGGCTTTGCCGGTATTGGAGGAAAAGGATTTTGACCTGCTGATTACCGACCTTATGATGCCGGAAATGGACGGCATTTCCTTTATTAAGAAAGCTCAGGCAAAAACCCCTCTTCTTGTGTGTGTTGTGGTGACCGGACATGCGACGGTCAGGACCGCAGTGGAAGCAATGAAGGCCGGTGCATTTGATTACATCACAAAGCCCATAGAATGGAAAAACCTGCGGCTGATACTGGAACGGGCAATGGAAGTCAGCCAGCTTCGGAAATCAGAGGAAAAATACCGTGCGATTGTTGAAGATCAGATGGAATTTATCTGCCGTTTCCTGCCCGATGGTACCATTACTTACATCAACAAGGCATATTCACGTTTTTTCAGCAGCATACCCGAAGAGCTTATCGGCCGGAATTTCTTTCAGTTTCTGTCTGACGCGGTGAGAGATTGTGTAAGAACGCATTACTCTTCCCTGAGTCCGGGGAATCCGGTCACAGCCTATGAGCTTTGCATGACTAAACCTGACGGGGGAATCAGCTGGCACCGGTGGACGGGCCGGGCATTATTCGATGACCTCGGACGCCTTATCGAATTTCAGTCAGTGGGCCATGACATTACCGAACGTGTACAGGCAGAGCTGGAGCTGAAAGAGTCGAGAGATCAGCTGAAAGCGCTCACCAAGCGCCTGGCAGAGGCAGAAGAGGCTGAGCGCCGGAGACTTGCCCGCGAACTGCATGACCTGGTGGGACAGAACCTCACGGCGCTCGGGATTAATCTGAATATGCTTCATGACCAGCTGTCCCCGGTAATGACACAAGAGATCGGGATGCGGCTGAATGATGCGCTCTCCATACTTGCGGAGACAGCAAAGAGCATACGGGATGTCATGACCGATCTTCGTCCTTCTGTTCTTGATGACTATGGCCTGTTTGCCGCAATGCGCTGGTACAGCGACCAGTTTTCAAAGCGCACCGGCACCGATATCGTTCTGCAGGGCAATGAACTTGTTCCGCGATTGCCCGTTGAAGCCGAAACGACTTTTTTCCGCATTGCCCAGGAAGTATTGACCAATGTGGCGAAGCATGCGCAGGCACAGCACATCACAATCTCCCTTCAAGAAGAGAGGGGAATTGTACAGATGGCCATTACTGATGACGGCAAGGGATTTGCACACACTCTGCTGAAAGAGATTCCCGGCAGGAAAGGGTTGGGGCTGATCAACATTAAGGAGAGAGCGGAAACAATTGGCGGAAATGTGCAGGTGACCTCCGCGCCGGGAAAAGGTACACGGGTCGCAGTTGAAATAGCGAGATGA
- a CDS encoding response regulator transcription factor, whose product MTIRVFIADDHAVVRDGLKLLLEAHGDIVVVGEAADGRQTVRMVKQSRPDIVLMDVAMPKLNGIDAARQILECCPSIKVVVLSMHASNEYVYQALKAGARGYLLKESAGKEVVNAVRTVYSGRRYLSQQITETVLEGYMQKAGAMSSRSPVERLSTREREILQCIVDGRSNAEIAKHLSLSIKTVETYKSRLMAKLNIHDLPALVKFAIRHGLTTVK is encoded by the coding sequence ATGACGATAAGGGTTTTTATTGCTGACGACCATGCGGTGGTGCGGGATGGACTGAAACTCCTGCTGGAGGCGCATGGTGACATCGTGGTCGTTGGCGAAGCAGCAGACGGACGCCAGACAGTGAGAATGGTAAAGCAGTCGCGTCCTGATATCGTGCTAATGGATGTTGCCATGCCGAAGCTCAATGGCATAGATGCTGCCCGTCAGATCCTCGAATGCTGCCCTTCCATTAAGGTGGTTGTGCTCTCCATGCATGCCTCAAATGAATACGTCTATCAGGCATTGAAGGCAGGTGCGAGGGGATATCTTCTGAAGGAATCGGCGGGCAAAGAGGTGGTAAATGCTGTGCGTACCGTTTACAGCGGCAGGAGGTATCTGAGCCAGCAGATTACCGAAACAGTCCTCGAAGGCTATATGCAAAAGGCAGGCGCAATGTCTTCCAGAAGTCCGGTGGAACGTCTCAGTACCCGTGAACGGGAGATCCTGCAGTGTATTGTTGACGGAAGATCCAATGCCGAGATTGCAAAACACCTTTCTCTTTCCATTAAGACAGTGGAAACATACAAAAGCCGCCTGATGGCAAAACTCAACATACATGACCTACCCGCTCTGGTAAAATTTGCGATCAGGCATGGACTGACAACAGTCAAATAA
- a CDS encoding response regulator transcription factor, which produces MSGADSTQKPQKPTILVVEDHDALRDSLKKWLSSIFQDCSVLQARSGEEALDALSDHPPDVVLMDVMLPGMNGIETVRKIKHSLPDVSVVMLSIYEDPAYKTDAADAGVDAYVSKRKMGTELIPVITKLLYGQGFRNAGLSI; this is translated from the coding sequence GTGTCTGGCGCAGATAGCACACAGAAACCTCAGAAGCCAACGATCCTTGTGGTAGAAGATCATGACGCCTTGCGTGATTCTTTGAAAAAATGGCTCAGTTCGATTTTCCAGGACTGCAGCGTGCTCCAGGCCAGAAGCGGAGAAGAGGCGCTGGATGCGCTTTCGGACCATCCGCCGGATGTCGTCTTAATGGATGTCATGCTGCCGGGGATGAACGGTATCGAAACTGTCCGGAAGATAAAGCATTCGCTGCCGGATGTCAGTGTGGTAATGCTGAGTATCTATGAAGACCCTGCGTATAAGACAGATGCAGCGGACGCAGGGGTGGATGCATATGTGTCAAAGCGGAAAATGGGAACTGAATTGATTCCGGTCATTACAAAGCTGCTGTATGGTCAGGGGTTCAGAAATGCGGGTTTGTCAATATAA
- a CDS encoding HD domain-containing phosphohydrolase, with amino-acid sequence MTQKRKKTARSTELPAKMKCWEVFQCAERDCPAFRKRDLKCWLKSGTHCRKEIHGKFVEKLEMCLACKVFKANMDVAAMHKTLKSVSVQLKEYRKKVAAHDREQEHMNMELAIGMSEVFEALKKISLGDPSIRIGEASKIELVRKLKQIVNLTAENIGEIVNQSHEFAMVLAEHFDVLHRVSQGDLHARVSGKSPIELLEALKNVTNDMIVSIEREIAERRQTAETLRSLEALESSILSAIPHAVVGLRERRIFFANNAVEAVFGWKPEELIGRNTRVLYRSDEEYEEIGRHFYPVLETQRVHGEEFPCRKKNGADMMCMVSASVIGPALEQQGIVVIYEDISERKHMEAALRESEKKYLDLYQNAPDGYHSLGPDGTILEVNNTWLEMFGYDRDEILGKSTFPDLLTEEGKQIFRQSFAELKQKGSVENIGYSVRRKDGTLLPVVINATVVNDEHGRFVRTRTIVRDNSEKMVYEKRLMRASNEWRATFDSMPYGAMLLDRDLKIMRANIYLSGIFQKPIQDFIGADCSILPFTHSGPKEFCTMLGTKDTHATEKLEFHDTVLNRHFLMQGTPVLDDEGLIRAFVISLIDISELKEKEQRLTEGKDAFFNMLKELDVSYKELKGLYESLIHSFVNAIDAKSPWTKGHSERVTRYAVAIARELDLREKEIDMLRIAALLHDIGKIGTYDQILDKPGKLTDEEFALIRMHPVRGEEILKPIKQFQDLLPIVRHHHERLDGRGYPDKLTDGQIPLLSKIICIADSYDSMTSDRPYRPAPPPEYALSELEKCKGTQFDPDAVDAFLKFLAKNGK; translated from the coding sequence ATGACACAGAAAAGGAAAAAAACAGCGCGCAGCACCGAATTACCTGCAAAGATGAAATGCTGGGAGGTTTTTCAGTGTGCAGAAAGAGACTGCCCCGCATTCAGGAAACGCGACCTGAAATGCTGGCTCAAATCAGGGACTCACTGCAGGAAAGAGATCCATGGCAAATTTGTGGAAAAGCTGGAAATGTGCCTTGCGTGTAAGGTATTTAAAGCCAATATGGATGTTGCTGCAATGCACAAGACCCTGAAATCGGTCAGCGTCCAGCTCAAAGAATACAGGAAAAAGGTTGCTGCCCATGACCGCGAACAGGAACACATGAATATGGAACTCGCGATAGGGATGTCCGAGGTCTTTGAGGCATTGAAAAAGATTTCCCTGGGCGACCCTTCGATAAGAATCGGGGAAGCTTCGAAAATCGAGCTGGTCAGGAAATTGAAACAGATCGTGAACCTCACCGCGGAAAATATCGGGGAGATTGTTAACCAGTCTCACGAGTTCGCGATGGTGCTTGCCGAACATTTTGATGTCCTGCATCGGGTATCACAGGGGGACCTGCATGCACGGGTCTCCGGAAAATCTCCCATTGAACTGCTGGAAGCGCTCAAAAACGTCACCAATGACATGATCGTGAGCATTGAACGGGAAATTGCCGAGCGCAGGCAGACCGCGGAAACCCTGCGGAGTCTGGAGGCGCTTGAATCATCGATCCTCAGCGCGATCCCTCACGCGGTCGTCGGGCTCCGCGAGCGCAGGATATTTTTTGCGAATAACGCGGTTGAAGCGGTTTTTGGATGGAAACCGGAAGAGCTGATCGGCAGGAACACGCGCGTTCTGTACCGGAGTGACGAAGAGTATGAGGAGATAGGAAGGCACTTCTATCCTGTTCTTGAAACGCAGAGAGTCCACGGGGAGGAATTTCCCTGCAGGAAGAAGAACGGCGCAGACATGATGTGCATGGTGAGCGCATCGGTGATTGGTCCGGCATTGGAGCAACAGGGCATCGTTGTCATTTATGAAGACATCTCTGAACGCAAACATATGGAAGCAGCGCTCAGGGAGAGCGAAAAGAAATACCTTGACCTCTATCAGAATGCGCCTGACGGCTACCATTCACTGGGACCTGACGGCACAATCCTTGAAGTAAACAATACATGGCTTGAGATGTTCGGATACGATCGGGATGAGATCCTCGGTAAAAGTACATTTCCTGACCTCCTCACCGAGGAAGGGAAACAAATCTTCCGGCAATCATTTGCCGAGCTGAAACAGAAGGGATCAGTCGAAAACATCGGGTATTCTGTTCGGCGGAAAGACGGCACCCTGCTCCCTGTGGTGATTAATGCCACTGTGGTGAATGATGAACACGGACGATTTGTGAGAACACGGACGATTGTTCGTGACAACAGCGAAAAGATGGTATACGAGAAACGGCTTATGCGTGCATCAAATGAATGGCGTGCAACATTCGACTCCATGCCGTACGGCGCCATGCTGCTTGATAGAGACCTGAAAATCATGCGGGCCAATATCTACCTTTCCGGCATATTTCAGAAACCTATTCAGGATTTCATAGGGGCTGATTGCAGCATATTGCCATTCACTCACAGCGGGCCGAAAGAGTTCTGCACTATGCTCGGGACCAAGGATACACATGCCACAGAGAAACTGGAATTTCATGATACGGTGCTCAACCGGCATTTTCTGATGCAGGGAACCCCTGTACTGGACGATGAAGGGCTGATAAGGGCTTTTGTGATCTCCCTGATCGATATCTCCGAGCTCAAGGAAAAGGAACAGAGACTGACCGAAGGCAAGGACGCGTTTTTCAACATGCTCAAGGAACTGGACGTTTCCTATAAGGAGCTCAAAGGGCTTTATGAGAGCCTCATCCATTCATTTGTCAATGCGATAGATGCAAAAAGCCCGTGGACAAAAGGACACTCCGAACGGGTCACCCGCTATGCAGTTGCTATTGCACGCGAGCTCGATCTCAGGGAGAAAGAGATCGATATGCTCAGGATCGCTGCCCTCCTTCATGATATCGGCAAGATCGGCACGTACGACCAGATTCTGGATAAGCCGGGAAAGCTGACCGACGAAGAATTTGCCCTCATACGGATGCATCCGGTGCGGGGGGAGGAGATCCTGAAACCCATAAAACAGTTCCAGGATCTGCTTCCGATTGTACGGCATCATCACGAACGATTGGACGGAAGGGGATACCCCGACAAACTTACAGACGGACAGATACCGCTCCTGTCAAAGATTATCTGTATCGCCGATTCGTATGATTCCATGACATCCGACCGGCCGTACAGGCCTGCTCCGCCACCGGAATACGCGCTCTCCGAACTGGAAAAATGCAAAGGCACCCAGTTTGACCCGGACGCTGTAGATGCGTTTCTCAAATTTCTCGCAAAAAACGGAAAGTAA
- a CDS encoding TIGR04282 family arsenosugar biosynthesis glycosyltransferase — MSDEKCILLFVKTPARGKVKSRLAAELGEESALHLYENFVLDMLDTLKGVEHRLKICFFPPDSEKQLTDWLGEGYAYLPQRGSDLGERMKNAFLAAFAEGFSRVLIIGSDIPDIPYALLNEALASDTADAVIGPSSDGGYYLIGFTRHSFLPDIFSGIAWGTDTVFEKTMEIFAERRSNVHLLPQWQDVDRLRDLRELFARNRDSQFAESRTMAILRENQETFFQYTGRGFTTHQ; from the coding sequence ATGTCTGATGAAAAGTGCATACTCCTTTTTGTAAAAACCCCCGCACGGGGGAAGGTAAAATCGCGCCTCGCAGCGGAACTGGGCGAAGAGAGTGCCCTGCACCTGTATGAAAATTTTGTCCTTGATATGCTGGATACCCTGAAAGGGGTGGAACACAGGCTGAAAATCTGTTTCTTTCCCCCGGATTCGGAAAAACAGCTGACTGACTGGCTCGGAGAAGGCTATGCATATCTGCCCCAGAGAGGTTCCGATCTGGGTGAAAGAATGAAGAATGCCTTTCTCGCTGCCTTTGCGGAAGGGTTTTCCAGGGTCCTGATCATCGGCAGTGACATCCCGGATATCCCATATGCACTGCTCAATGAGGCACTGGCATCAGACACAGCCGATGCAGTCATCGGACCGTCATCTGACGGAGGCTATTATCTGATCGGGTTTACGCGTCACTCCTTTCTCCCTGACATATTCAGCGGGATCGCGTGGGGCACTGATACAGTCTTCGAAAAGACAATGGAGATATTTGCGGAACGCAGGAGCAACGTGCACCTGCTGCCGCAATGGCAGGATGTGGACAGGCTCCGGGATCTCAGGGAGTTGTTTGCGAGAAACAGGGATTCGCAGTTTGCAGAATCAAGGACAATGGCGATTCTGAGGGAAAATCAGGAAACGTTTTTTCAATACACAGGACGGGGTTTCACGACACACCAATGA
- a CDS encoding TIGR04283 family arsenosugar biosynthesis glycosyltransferase, translating to MNHAFSVVIPVLSESSIINRTVEHVCNAGAGVSLEVIVVDGDPGGSTIRCIRHEKAVTLISPKGRGRQMNTGASVARGDILLFLHADTELPDQAFSAIASCIDNHYAGGAFDLGIKSQRFVFRLIEQMVRIRTRLTGIPYGDQAIFVTKECFAEVKGFREIPVMEDVDFMRRIKRAARRFCIIPCKVMTSSRRWEKEGVLFCTLRNWMLISLYLLGVHPDRLTKFYHRDP from the coding sequence ATGAACCATGCATTTTCCGTGGTAATTCCGGTCCTCAGTGAGTCATCGATAATCAACCGGACTGTTGAGCATGTCTGCAATGCGGGGGCAGGCGTTAGTCTCGAAGTGATAGTGGTCGATGGAGATCCCGGGGGAAGTACGATCCGCTGCATTCGCCATGAAAAGGCGGTGACGCTGATATCTCCGAAAGGCCGTGGGCGGCAGATGAATACAGGGGCATCTGTTGCCCGCGGAGATATCCTGCTGTTCCTTCATGCGGATACGGAACTTCCTGACCAGGCCTTCAGCGCCATCGCGTCATGTATCGACAATCACTATGCAGGAGGGGCATTCGATCTGGGCATCAAATCGCAGCGGTTTGTATTCAGGCTGATCGAACAGATGGTCCGCATCCGGACACGTCTTACCGGGATACCATACGGGGATCAGGCCATTTTTGTCACAAAGGAGTGTTTTGCAGAGGTGAAGGGGTTCAGGGAGATTCCGGTCATGGAAGACGTTGACTTCATGAGGCGCATTAAAAGGGCTGCACGCAGGTTCTGCATCATTCCATGCAAGGTAATGACGTCTTCACGGAGGTGGGAGAAAGAGGGCGTGCTCTTCTGCACACTGCGCAACTGGATGCTGATCAGTCTTTACCTGTTGGGCGTGCATCCTGACAGGCTGACAAAATTCTATCACAGAGACCCCTGA
- a CDS encoding TldD/PmbA family protein: MFDRLRSILSHATAEYADIRYEVKKDTRIVFHGRELFHIGSNATDGFVVRILKDGGLSSVAFTRAEDAVKAVSTVQENAALMASHAKKPVVFANTDAIKDTFLPDIEEDPRIIHIDEKLRLTEHYNSIPIRHEKIATTHIHYSEVIREKHFLSTEGSEIREDLITTYVGGMITSKDGTLTQNVRVSAGGSHGFALLRNQEEEFEKKTAIAIDLLSAQPVQGGTYNVVLNQDLAGVFTHEAFGHFSEADLIEDSPTMRERMQIGACLGSEVLSITDDPTVPRQLGFYCYDDEGVKARPVTLMKQGVLAGRLHSRRTAAAFGEALTGHCVAEDYRYAPLVRMGNIFIEPGMHSLEDLLSMLGDGLYILDHKGGQTSGENFTFGAQYGYIVKRGRIGSMIRDINISGNLYHTLKNISAVGNDLVLSNSGGCGKGQLNIRSCHGAPHTLVNTVIIGGI; the protein is encoded by the coding sequence ATGTTTGACAGATTACGGTCTATACTTTCGCACGCAACAGCTGAGTATGCGGATATCCGGTACGAGGTAAAAAAGGATACAAGGATAGTTTTTCACGGAAGGGAGCTTTTTCATATCGGCTCGAACGCAACGGACGGGTTTGTCGTAAGAATCCTGAAAGACGGGGGATTGTCTTCTGTTGCATTCACGCGTGCGGAGGATGCCGTAAAAGCGGTAAGCACTGTGCAGGAAAATGCCGCACTCATGGCCAGCCATGCAAAAAAACCTGTGGTGTTTGCGAATACCGATGCGATTAAGGATACGTTCCTTCCTGATATCGAAGAGGACCCCCGGATTATCCATATCGATGAGAAACTCCGGCTGACAGAGCACTATAATTCCATACCGATACGGCACGAAAAGATAGCCACGACACATATCCACTACAGCGAAGTCATACGCGAAAAGCACTTCCTGAGTACAGAGGGATCTGAAATAAGGGAAGATCTTATTACTACCTATGTGGGAGGAATGATTACCAGCAAGGACGGGACATTGACACAGAATGTACGGGTATCTGCAGGGGGGAGTCACGGGTTTGCGCTGCTCAGGAACCAGGAAGAGGAATTCGAGAAAAAAACCGCAATAGCCATAGATCTGCTTTCTGCACAGCCGGTGCAAGGGGGCACATATAATGTGGTGCTCAATCAGGACCTGGCAGGCGTTTTTACCCATGAGGCATTCGGGCATTTCTCAGAGGCTGATCTGATTGAGGATTCCCCGACCATGAGGGAAAGGATGCAGATCGGCGCATGTCTTGGCAGCGAAGTGCTCAGCATCACTGATGACCCTACCGTGCCGCGGCAGCTGGGTTTTTACTGCTACGACGATGAAGGGGTGAAGGCGCGTCCTGTAACACTGATGAAACAGGGCGTCCTTGCGGGCCGTCTGCATTCAAGGAGAACTGCTGCTGCCTTCGGAGAGGCATTGACCGGACATTGTGTCGCGGAGGATTACCGGTATGCCCCATTGGTGAGGATGGGGAACATATTTATCGAACCCGGCATGCATTCCCTTGAAGACCTCCTGTCGATGCTTGGAGACGGCTTGTATATTCTTGATCATAAGGGGGGACAGACGAGCGGGGAAAATTTTACCTTCGGCGCACAATACGGCTATATCGTGAAGAGAGGCAGGATCGGGTCCATGATACGGGACATAAACATTTCCGGCAACCTTTATCATACCCTCAAGAACATCTCTGCAGTCGGGAACGATCTTGTGCTGAGTAATTCAGGGGGATGCGGGAAAGGGCAGCTGAATATCCGCTCCTGTCACGGGGCTCCTCATACGCTCGTCAATACGGTGATTATAGGAGGAATATAA